In Carassius carassius chromosome 7, fCarCar2.1, whole genome shotgun sequence, one genomic interval encodes:
- the mb gene encoding myoglobin: MADHELVLKCWGVVEADFEGTGGEVLTRLFKQHPETQKLFPKFVGIAQSDLAGNAAVNAHGATVLKKLGELLKARGDHAAILKPLATTHANKHKIALNNFRLITEVLVKVMAEKAGLDAAGQSALRKVMDVVIGDIDVYYKEFGFAG; encoded by the exons ATGGCTGATCACGAACTGGTTCTGAAATGCTGGGGGGTCGTCGAAGCCGACTTCGAGGGCACCGGAGGAGAAGTTCTGACCCG TCTGTTTAAGCAGCATCCCGAGACTCAGAAGCTGTTCCCGAAGTTCGTGGGCATCGCTCAGTCTGATCTGGCGGGGAACGCGGCGGTGAACGCCCATGGAGCGACCGTGCTGAAGAAGCTGGGTGAGCTGCTGAAGGCCAGAGGAGATCACGCTGCCATCCTCAAACCGCTGGCCACCACTCACGCCAACAAGCACAAGATCGCCCTCAACAACTTCAGG ctgatCACGGAGGTGCTGGTGAAGGTGATGGCAGAGAAGGCGGGGCTGGACGCGGCTGGACAGAGCGCGCTCAGGAAAGTCATGGACGTCGTGATCGGAGACATCGACGTTTACTACAAGGAGTTCGGATTCGCCGGTTAA